A single genomic interval of Stieleria maiorica harbors:
- a CDS encoding DUF1570 domain-containing protein — protein sequence MPLLIFNNAGVIAIPVFLFCTASLALVASPAVAVETVTFESDKTDLVNGAPMPTRTVNGEILVEAQDGGLMLQSDDGRIWMIQPDQILKRESDDEVMRPLTADQMAERMKEELPDGFSIYQTAHYVIAHNTSDAYVKQVGLLFEQLYKGFYAFWKNQRWRLPEPKFPLVALVLADRDDFLKHAGAEVGDTAQLVIGYYHLSSNRMTTFNMPNLERNVATIIHEATHQLAYNCGLQRRFADNPMWVSEGLAMFFESPDFQSASRWRGIGRVNQVNLKRWRDYLPTRPSNSIVTLLSDDDRFRSSDTATDAYAESWALTYYLLKTRREEYVEYLRQLSSGKPMAELTARERLEMFEETFGTPLVEIDRALLKYMRRVR from the coding sequence ATGCCCCTTTTGATTTTCAACAACGCCGGCGTGATTGCGATTCCAGTTTTCCTGTTTTGCACCGCCAGTTTGGCCCTGGTGGCGTCACCGGCCGTCGCGGTGGAAACCGTCACTTTTGAATCGGACAAGACGGACCTGGTCAACGGCGCACCGATGCCGACCCGAACGGTCAACGGAGAAATCCTGGTCGAGGCCCAGGACGGCGGCTTGATGCTGCAAAGTGATGACGGCCGCATCTGGATGATCCAGCCCGACCAGATCCTCAAACGTGAATCCGACGATGAAGTGATGCGTCCGCTCACGGCCGATCAGATGGCCGAGCGGATGAAGGAAGAATTGCCCGACGGCTTTTCGATCTACCAAACCGCCCACTACGTCATCGCCCACAACACTTCGGACGCCTATGTCAAGCAAGTCGGATTGCTGTTCGAACAGCTTTACAAAGGCTTCTATGCGTTCTGGAAGAATCAACGCTGGCGATTGCCCGAACCCAAGTTTCCGCTCGTCGCACTGGTGCTGGCCGACCGCGACGATTTTTTGAAACACGCCGGCGCGGAGGTCGGCGACACGGCGCAGCTCGTGATCGGTTACTACCATCTGTCCAGCAACCGCATGACGACGTTCAACATGCCCAATCTGGAACGCAACGTCGCAACGATCATTCACGAAGCCACGCATCAACTGGCCTACAACTGCGGCTTGCAACGACGATTCGCCGACAACCCGATGTGGGTCAGCGAAGGGCTGGCGATGTTTTTTGAATCCCCCGATTTTCAAAGTGCGTCGCGTTGGCGTGGGATCGGTCGCGTCAATCAGGTGAACCTGAAACGATGGCGTGACTATCTGCCGACGCGGCCGTCCAATTCCATCGTCACGCTGTTGTCCGATGACGATCGATTTCGCAGTTCTGACACCGCCACCGACGCCTACGCCGAAAGTTGGGCCCTGACCTATTACTTGCTCAAAACTCGTCGCGAAGAGTACGTCGAGTACCTGAGGCAGCTGAGTAGCGGCAAACCGATGGCCGAATTGACCGCGCGCGAACGCCTGGAGATGTTCGAGGAAACTTTTGGCACACCGCTTGTTGAAATCGACCGGGCGCTGTTGAAATACATGCGCCGCGTCCGCTAG
- a CDS encoding cold-shock protein, producing MEQGTIKRITDKGFGFISPKDSDNDMFFHSSSVDGAHFNDLREGQKVTYMIGQGPKGPRAENVRVDNE from the coding sequence ATGGAACAAGGCACAATCAAGCGAATCACAGACAAAGGATTCGGTTTCATCTCGCCCAAAGACAGCGACAACGACATGTTCTTTCACAGTTCGTCCGTCGATGGAGCACACTTCAATGACCTCCGCGAAGGCCAAAAAGTGACCTACATGATCGGCCAAGGCCCCAAGGGCCCGCGTGCTGAGAATGTACGTGTGGACAACGAGTAA